One Littorina saxatilis isolate snail1 linkage group LG1, US_GU_Lsax_2.0, whole genome shotgun sequence genomic window carries:
- the LOC138968670 gene encoding 2'-5'-oligoadenylate synthase 1A-like produces the protein MSSLRPLKDMGPRETLDYFHQHSVVPTDSETRKRNEDIDAFVRFLHIDFGRKPHTVAKVVKSGSLGKGTAVRGSPDIDLVVFLNGITSIENLVDKRKELLETLEETVSSYGPWRGRIKLEKRTPFFLCYTLDGQEVDILPACDVLAREGSPSNVYRKMASYPKGKEKGAQQYSVSLAPLQIEFVKPVAEDVKRVIRLVKLWKQEKGLKIPSYTVELITIHASRGMSPVTTNALFKEVMLLLQDCRSLRIAFNTHNYNSSDYARLLSPPYVLDPANPYMNTIYGVDEAAVSREAANTLRCL, from the exons ATGAGCAGTCTTCGACCACTGAAGGACATGGGTCCAAGGGAAACCCTCGATTATTTTCATCAGCACTCTGTCGTCCCGACCGACTCTGAGACAAGGAA ACGCAATGAAGATATTGACGCGTTCGTGCGCTTTCTGCACATTGACTTTGGCAGGAAACCCCACACAGTGGCCAAAGTTGTCAAG AGCGGTTCTTTGGGAAAAGGCACGGCAGTGAGAGGGTCACCCGACATCGACCTGGTAGTGTTTCTTAACGGCATCACCAGCATCGAGAATCTCGTAGATAAGCGCAAGGAACTCCTAGAGACCTTGGAGGAGACGGTCAGCAGCTACGGACCGTGGAGAGGTCGCATTAAGCTTGAGAAACGCACACCTttcttcctgtgttacacactGGATGGACAGGAGGTGGACATCCTTCCAGCCTGCGATGTCCTCGCCA GAGAAGGCTCGCCCAGCAACGTATATCGCAAAATGGCGTCGTACCCGAAAGGCAAGGAAAAGGGGGCCCAGCAGTATTCAGTCTCACTGGCTCCTCTGCAG ATCGAGTTCGTTAAGCCTGTTGCAGAAGACGTGAAGAGAGTCATCCGACTGGTGAAGCTCTGGAAGCAG GAGAAAGGACTGAAAATTCCCTCCTACACCGTTGAGCTGATAACCATCCATGCATCCAGAGGCATGTCGCCTGTAACTACCAACGCCTTGTTCAAGGAGGTCATGCTTCTGCTTCAGGACTGCAGGTCCCTGAGGATCGCTTTCAACACTCACAATTACAACAGCAGCGACTACGCCAG ATTGCTGAGCCCCCCTTACGTGCTGGATCCAGCCAACCCCTACATGAACACTATCTATGGGGTGGATGAAGCGGCTGTGAGCAGGGAGGCCGCTAACACTCTCAGGTGTCTCTGA